A portion of the Burkholderia pseudomultivorans genome contains these proteins:
- the fcl gene encoding GDP-L-fucose synthase — translation MNTSKRIFVAGHRGMVGSAIVRRLAMQGQADIVTRSRHELDLTDQHAVGAFFAENAIDEVYLAAAKVGGIYANSHYPADFIYENMMMQANVIHHAYKAGVKRLLFLGSSCIYPKFAEQPIREDYLMTGKLEPTNEPYAIAKISGIKMCESYSRQYGVDYRSVMPTNLYGPGDNYHPDNSHVIPALLRRFHEAKVDRLPAVRVWGSGKPLREFLYVDDLAAASVLVMDLPADQYRRITGPMESHINVGTGEDVTIADLAALVADVVGYSGALEFDASKPDGTPRKLLDISKLRSIGYRPEMALGDGLRRAYDDFLHSAQRK, via the coding sequence ATGAATACCTCCAAACGAATCTTCGTTGCCGGCCACCGCGGCATGGTCGGCTCAGCGATCGTCCGGCGACTCGCGATGCAGGGGCAGGCGGATATCGTGACGCGGTCGCGGCATGAACTGGACCTGACGGATCAGCATGCGGTCGGCGCGTTCTTTGCCGAGAACGCGATCGACGAGGTCTATCTCGCCGCCGCGAAGGTCGGCGGGATCTACGCGAACAGCCATTATCCGGCCGACTTCATCTACGAGAACATGATGATGCAGGCCAACGTGATTCACCATGCGTACAAGGCCGGCGTGAAGCGCCTGCTGTTTCTGGGATCGTCCTGCATCTACCCGAAATTCGCCGAGCAGCCGATACGCGAGGACTACCTGATGACGGGCAAGCTCGAGCCGACGAACGAGCCTTACGCGATCGCCAAGATTTCGGGCATCAAGATGTGCGAGAGCTACAGCCGGCAGTACGGCGTCGACTATCGCAGCGTCATGCCGACCAATCTGTATGGTCCGGGCGACAACTACCATCCTGACAACAGCCACGTGATTCCGGCGCTGTTGCGGCGCTTTCACGAAGCGAAGGTCGACCGGCTGCCGGCCGTGCGCGTCTGGGGATCCGGCAAGCCGCTCCGCGAATTCCTGTACGTGGACGATCTGGCTGCGGCGTCGGTGCTCGTGATGGACCTGCCTGCCGACCAGTATCGGAGGATTACCGGTCCGATGGAGTCCCACATCAATGTCGGCACCGGCGAGGACGTCACGATTGCCGATCTGGCCGCGCTGGTCGCGGACGTCGTTGGATATTCGGGTGCACTCGAATTCGATGCGTCGAAACCCGACGGTACGCCGCGCAAGCTGCTGGACATTTCGAAGCTCAGGTCCATCGGCTATCGGCCGGAAATGGCGCTCGGCGACGGTCTGCGGCGCGCGTACGACGACTTCCTGCATTCGGCGCAGCGGAAGTGA
- a CDS encoding lipopolysaccharide biosynthesis protein, translated as MLATLRNQLRKGTLRSSPIFSGVVANIFNQGITVIVQLASLPIFLHFWGATRYGQWIVISAVPAYFAMSDIGIVSVAINKIGMLHARGEVERANVTLQSAFAGVTGLLLFGTLIGAAFVFLFRSGSHDESWALLLLVATALLNLYSGLFDAAFRVVDRYAAGVFLLSFARLGEWLATVACVAAGGGIVAAAAAACGARAVIQLAILLGLRRSDSGLQWGLSKSSLAELKSLVPQGAAFLGFPLGNALSIQGMTLVVGHFIGMREVVVFNAYRTLSRSITQLITTVSRAVWPRFSSLYARGQHREATELRRKAERTVAFAAVATFVLLIAVSRPLIDFWGRGKLPYQPLVLVCLLFVAVVTSLYQVKLVALMSTNRHTGVSVQFCAISAVAVGVGWALSAIVGMTGPVAAVVVAEIAIFVSVTRAFRGMTPGGI; from the coding sequence ATGCTCGCCACCCTCAGGAACCAGCTCAGGAAGGGCACGTTGAGATCGTCGCCGATATTCTCCGGCGTCGTTGCGAACATCTTCAACCAGGGCATCACGGTCATCGTCCAGCTCGCCTCGCTGCCGATATTCCTGCATTTCTGGGGGGCGACCCGCTACGGTCAGTGGATCGTCATTTCCGCGGTGCCCGCCTACTTCGCGATGTCGGATATCGGCATCGTATCGGTTGCAATCAACAAGATCGGCATGCTTCATGCACGCGGCGAGGTGGAGCGCGCGAATGTCACGCTGCAAAGCGCATTCGCGGGCGTGACGGGGCTGCTGCTGTTCGGAACGCTGATCGGCGCGGCGTTCGTGTTCCTATTCCGGTCGGGTTCGCATGACGAATCCTGGGCGCTGCTGCTGCTGGTCGCGACGGCCTTGCTGAACCTGTATTCCGGTCTGTTCGACGCCGCATTCCGCGTGGTCGATCGTTATGCGGCCGGTGTGTTCCTGCTGTCTTTTGCCCGTCTCGGCGAATGGCTGGCGACGGTCGCCTGCGTCGCAGCAGGCGGCGGCATCGTCGCGGCGGCCGCCGCCGCATGCGGCGCGCGCGCCGTCATTCAGCTCGCCATCCTGCTCGGCCTGCGGCGCTCGGACAGCGGTCTGCAGTGGGGGCTGTCAAAGAGTTCGCTTGCGGAGCTGAAATCGCTGGTTCCGCAAGGTGCTGCATTCCTCGGCTTCCCGCTCGGCAATGCGTTGAGCATTCAGGGCATGACGCTGGTCGTCGGGCATTTCATCGGCATGCGCGAGGTTGTCGTGTTCAACGCGTATCGCACGCTGTCGCGGTCGATCACGCAGCTCATCACGACGGTCAGCCGCGCGGTCTGGCCGCGTTTCTCGAGCCTGTACGCGCGCGGCCAGCATCGCGAAGCGACGGAGCTGCGCAGGAAGGCCGAGCGCACTGTCGCGTTCGCCGCGGTGGCGACGTTCGTGCTGCTGATCGCGGTCAGCCGTCCGCTGATCGACTTCTGGGGGCGCGGCAAGCTGCCGTACCAGCCGCTCGTGCTTGTCTGTCTGCTGTTCGTCGCCGTCGTGACGTCGCTGTATCAGGTGAAGCTGGTTGCGCTGATGTCGACGAACCGGCATACGGGCGTGTCGGTTCAGTTCTGCGCCATTTCTGCCGTTGCAGTAGGCGTCGGCTGGGCGTTGTCCGCCATCGTCGGGATGACGGGGCCGGTCGCGGCCGTCGTGGTCGCGGAAATCGCCATTTTCGTGTCCGTCACGCGCGCGTTTCGCGGCATGACACCGGGAGGGATCTAG
- a CDS encoding acyltransferase, with amino-acid sequence MKYLWIHRERPRPGSRRWWVVWVKRALMLRRLVRLALIQARLRAKGVKIGELSVLYRFRIQGSPARISIGSHSFVSEDVTMAAHDRITIGSRVVINDGVNILTASHALGDPHWRMYSREVRIDDYAWIATNATILPGVHIGTGAVVGAGAVVRSDVAPYAVVVGNPAAPVARTRVRTLAYDPALFSAPFEAWVGANNQTKLEGEYGK; translated from the coding sequence ATGAAATATTTGTGGATCCATCGGGAGCGCCCGCGCCCCGGATCGCGCCGCTGGTGGGTGGTCTGGGTCAAGCGCGCGCTGATGTTGCGCAGACTGGTCCGGCTTGCGCTGATCCAGGCGCGCCTGCGCGCGAAAGGCGTCAAGATCGGCGAACTGTCGGTGTTGTACCGCTTCAGGATCCAAGGCTCGCCGGCCAGGATCAGCATCGGCTCGCACAGCTTCGTGTCCGAGGATGTGACGATGGCTGCGCACGACCGGATCACCATCGGATCCCGCGTGGTGATCAACGACGGGGTCAATATCCTCACGGCCTCGCATGCGCTCGGCGATCCGCACTGGCGCATGTATTCGCGCGAAGTCAGGATCGACGATTACGCATGGATCGCGACCAACGCAACGATTCTTCCCGGCGTCCATATCGGGACCGGCGCGGTGGTCGGGGCGGGCGCCGTCGTGCGCTCGGACGTCGCGCCCTACGCGGTCGTCGTCGGTAATCCCGCGGCGCCGGTCGCCAGAACACGGGTTCGGACGCTGGCATACGACCCGGCGCTGTTCAGTGCGCCCTTCGAGGCGTGGGTAGGGGCCAACAATCAGACGAAGCTGGAAGGCGAGTATGGGAAATGA
- a CDS encoding glycosyltransferase family 4 protein: MGNEVLVAHPYKHHAFELGAAIAESGRPVQFITPFYRKGLTAWLARLPLNAGRRAAGYAHPGLPASSVHCPLPATLLRATLGATRPAAFRDAFDRMTARYVSASAGRFSWLVTLQDYMPRTVDAAVQAGIRIWSDQILNQTDDAMARIAAHHRTLGLPVPEHDESRNDAILRHAQVVTVPSTYYEHSLLKGGITSADIYKIPYGAFFASHTTARETVARERREFRIVARANTIRKGGHLLLSAIESWGDRWVAALGGETLRVSVLGELAPALVAQLGTLAIPPDVTITHGTIPHARVGELYGNADLFVMPSLSESLSLACLEALSFGLPLVVTPYTGIEDIAGVCGFMVDDSVDSLGAGILEAIESRPQFAAMRARGQELVRDVYNWQRYRRLMKDMIEARL; encoded by the coding sequence ATGGGAAATGAGGTTCTGGTGGCCCATCCGTACAAGCATCACGCGTTCGAGCTGGGCGCGGCGATCGCGGAATCCGGTCGACCCGTGCAGTTCATCACGCCGTTCTACAGGAAGGGATTGACGGCGTGGCTGGCGCGGCTTCCGCTGAATGCCGGCCGTCGCGCGGCCGGCTACGCCCATCCGGGGCTGCCCGCGTCGAGCGTGCATTGCCCGCTCCCGGCGACGCTGCTGCGTGCCACGCTGGGCGCGACCCGGCCCGCCGCCTTTCGCGATGCATTCGACCGGATGACCGCGCGTTACGTTTCGGCGTCCGCCGGACGATTCTCGTGGCTGGTCACGCTGCAGGACTACATGCCGCGCACGGTCGACGCTGCGGTGCAGGCGGGCATCAGGATCTGGTCCGACCAGATCCTGAACCAGACCGACGATGCAATGGCGCGCATCGCTGCCCACCACCGCACGCTCGGACTGCCGGTTCCCGAACACGACGAATCGAGGAACGACGCAATCCTGCGTCACGCGCAGGTGGTCACGGTGCCGTCGACGTACTACGAGCATTCGCTGCTGAAAGGCGGCATTACGTCCGCCGATATCTACAAGATTCCGTACGGCGCGTTCTTTGCGTCGCATACGACGGCTCGCGAGACTGTCGCTCGCGAGCGGCGCGAGTTCCGCATCGTCGCGCGCGCCAACACGATCCGCAAGGGCGGACACCTGCTGCTGTCCGCGATCGAGTCCTGGGGCGATCGGTGGGTCGCGGCGCTCGGCGGCGAGACCTTGCGGGTCAGCGTGCTGGGTGAACTCGCGCCTGCCCTCGTCGCCCAGCTGGGCACGCTCGCCATCCCGCCAGACGTGACGATCACCCACGGCACGATTCCGCATGCGCGCGTCGGCGAACTCTACGGGAATGCGGATCTGTTCGTGATGCCGTCGCTGTCCGAGTCGCTGTCGCTCGCCTGTCTCGAGGCACTGAGCTTCGGCCTGCCGCTCGTCGTGACGCCCTATACGGGAATCGAGGACATTGCCGGCGTGTGCGGGTTCATGGTCGACGACAGCGTGGACAGTCTCGGTGCCGGCATTCTCGAGGCAATCGAGTCGCGTCCGCAGTTTGCCGCGATGCGGGCGCGCGGGCAGGAGCTCGTGCGGGACGTCTACAACTGGCAGCGCTACCGGCGGTTGATGAAAGACATGATCGAAGCGAGGCTGTGA
- a CDS encoding glycosyltransferase: MIVFIAAYSPPDRIAHTSLGAVRKIEFFLGLLARMSRDVLLVNTAHNESTWRKRHVREWTLAGSRIRELSLRTYPSRPVGKMLNLLEVNAVAREIGQHGKPSLIWIYNPYALESLLARALRTRYGKGVVLEFEDWMLARRAMHPKSTLDWMAWRYALPKPSLCLAVNKTLQNREAARSGCPTMLCPGVVSRKLTIACAQREPFSGTTSGKTVVGYFGSLNAEKGAEKVLALAEHADPAFEIHVCGAGPLSGAFEAAARRSNLLTFHGVLPEERLFERIAACDVLLNLHSPIEKMGSGVFPFKVIEYVASGRLVLSTSLPDIGIGEITGALQVVGHDLASILELLKDAAARYRDNRASIDRARTVAETMFGERGMEDAVRRLLDA; this comes from the coding sequence ATGATCGTATTCATCGCGGCCTACAGCCCGCCCGACCGGATCGCGCACACCAGTCTGGGGGCGGTCAGGAAGATCGAGTTCTTCCTCGGATTGCTGGCGCGCATGTCGCGCGACGTGCTGCTGGTCAATACCGCACACAACGAAAGCACCTGGCGGAAACGGCATGTGCGCGAATGGACGCTGGCCGGGTCGCGCATCCGCGAGTTGTCGCTGCGCACTTATCCGTCTCGACCGGTCGGAAAAATGCTCAATCTGCTGGAGGTGAATGCCGTCGCCCGCGAGATCGGCCAGCACGGCAAACCGTCGCTGATATGGATATACAACCCTTACGCGCTCGAGTCGCTGCTTGCACGGGCGCTGCGCACTCGATACGGGAAGGGCGTGGTGCTGGAATTCGAGGACTGGATGCTCGCGAGGCGTGCGATGCATCCGAAATCGACGCTCGACTGGATGGCGTGGCGCTACGCGTTGCCGAAGCCGTCGCTGTGTCTTGCCGTCAACAAGACGTTGCAGAACCGCGAAGCCGCGCGCAGCGGCTGTCCGACGATGCTGTGTCCGGGCGTGGTCTCAAGGAAATTGACGATCGCGTGCGCGCAGCGCGAGCCGTTTTCCGGCACGACGAGCGGGAAGACCGTCGTCGGCTATTTCGGCAGTCTCAACGCGGAGAAGGGCGCGGAGAAGGTACTGGCGCTGGCGGAACACGCCGATCCCGCGTTCGAGATTCATGTGTGCGGAGCCGGCCCGCTGTCCGGCGCGTTCGAAGCAGCTGCACGGCGCTCGAACCTGCTGACCTTCCATGGCGTGCTCCCCGAGGAACGGTTGTTTGAACGGATCGCCGCATGCGATGTATTGCTGAATCTCCACAGTCCGATCGAGAAGATGGGCAGCGGCGTGTTTCCGTTCAAGGTCATCGAGTATGTGGCGTCGGGCCGGCTGGTGCTGTCGACGTCGCTGCCGGACATCGGTATCGGCGAGATTACGGGCGCACTGCAGGTTGTCGGACACGATCTTGCGTCGATCCTCGAATTGCTGAAAGACGCGGCCGCGCGGTACCGCGACAACCGGGCCAGTATCGACCGGGCGCGAACCGTCGCCGAGACGATGTTCGGCGAACGCGGGATGGAAGACGCCGTCCGGCGCTTGCTGGACGCGTAG
- a CDS encoding glycosyltransferase, with amino-acid sequence MRLLHVISSVDATGGGPIEGVTRLAAQLKLLGHSIDIACLDDDERNAPRNGPFGRVVRLGKGKGKYGFNPKLTRWLEAHASEYDAVVVNGLWQFHGAAVRAALRHRPVPYFVYSHGMLDPWFNKAYPVKYLKKLLYWLVIERRVVNHAKSIVFTSETERMLARTSFPLYRANEAVTVYGTAPPPTASAQAAPEPEPAADPRKIILFLGRIHEKKGCDLLIAAFAALGALQREYRLVIAGPDESGLVERLRGETVRLGIEQDVTWAGMVKGDDKWNLMRSADVFCLPSHQENFGIAVAEALGCGVPVLITDKVNIWREIVEYGAGYAASDTVDGVTEVLRNWLHTTAEAKERMRERALACFNEKFHIEQVALSYLRIVGGQ; translated from the coding sequence TTGAGGCTTCTTCACGTTATTTCGTCGGTCGACGCGACCGGGGGCGGGCCGATCGAAGGCGTCACGCGCCTGGCCGCGCAACTGAAACTGCTGGGGCACAGCATCGACATCGCCTGTCTGGACGACGATGAGCGGAATGCGCCGCGAAATGGTCCATTCGGTCGCGTGGTCCGACTGGGAAAGGGCAAGGGAAAATACGGCTTCAATCCGAAGCTGACCCGATGGCTCGAAGCGCATGCGTCGGAATACGACGCGGTCGTGGTAAACGGCCTGTGGCAGTTTCACGGCGCCGCGGTGCGGGCCGCGTTGCGTCACCGTCCGGTCCCGTATTTCGTCTATTCGCACGGCATGCTCGACCCGTGGTTCAACAAGGCCTATCCGGTCAAGTACCTGAAGAAGCTGCTGTATTGGCTCGTGATCGAGCGCCGCGTCGTGAACCACGCCAAGTCGATCGTCTTCACCAGCGAGACCGAGCGCATGCTCGCGCGTACGTCGTTTCCGCTATACCGGGCAAACGAAGCGGTAACGGTCTATGGCACCGCGCCGCCACCGACGGCATCCGCCCAAGCCGCGCCCGAACCGGAACCGGCGGCGGACCCGCGCAAGATCATTCTGTTTCTGGGCCGCATCCACGAAAAGAAGGGCTGCGATCTGCTGATCGCCGCATTCGCGGCGCTGGGCGCGTTGCAACGCGAGTATCGGCTCGTGATCGCCGGGCCTGACGAAAGCGGCCTGGTGGAGCGGCTGCGCGGCGAAACCGTCCGTCTCGGAATCGAACAGGACGTCACGTGGGCGGGCATGGTCAAGGGCGACGACAAGTGGAACCTGATGCGCTCTGCCGACGTGTTCTGCCTGCCGTCGCATCAGGAGAACTTCGGCATTGCCGTGGCCGAGGCGCTGGGATGCGGCGTGCCGGTATTGATTACGGACAAGGTCAATATCTGGCGCGAGATCGTCGAATACGGCGCAGGGTACGCGGCAAGCGATACGGTCGATGGCGTGACGGAGGTGCTTCGCAACTGGTTGCACACGACGGCGGAAGCCAAGGAACGGATGCGGGAACGAGCGCTCGCATGCTTCAACGAGAAGTTCCATATCGAACAGGTCGCATTGAGCTATTTGCGGATTGTCGGCGGGCAATAG
- a CDS encoding acyltransferase family protein — protein sequence MHNHEKFDAFRGAAALVVALSHICQIYFVRLIGDTHPAWLLSRTLGLHAVIVFFLLSGYLITLSILKNGESADGFSSREFVAARIARIYPPFIASLAVIMLCWLTLHAMHLPGADTRFGLPADAYAVPAMTLSAREFVESLMMIKGMTRANPPFWSLYLEVWSYVIAFFFALGGFTRHRGFRAAALTVAVAAVVAASAGKENFGFFFAIWSYGAAICLMTHYRSRYRSGVLAAAGSIGALVIAALAAIDPRMIGAGFAVHSIELTAGAAFAGLYGYLLFGWRVLDRTYPRWLVRTGDFSYTLYLVHFPILALGLAWSLHWIGTSLLRSVACGAAAFVIAVAFARMLAKFVERPKYFKALLLSVRLPIVGSGSLERGR from the coding sequence ATGCACAATCACGAGAAATTCGATGCGTTTCGCGGCGCCGCCGCGCTGGTCGTCGCCTTGTCGCATATTTGCCAGATCTACTTCGTCAGGCTCATCGGCGACACGCATCCGGCGTGGCTCCTGTCGCGCACGCTAGGGTTGCATGCAGTGATCGTGTTCTTCCTGCTGAGCGGCTACCTGATTACCCTGAGCATCCTGAAGAACGGCGAGTCGGCCGACGGCTTCAGCAGCCGGGAATTCGTCGCCGCGCGCATCGCACGCATCTATCCGCCGTTCATCGCCAGCCTCGCGGTGATCATGCTTTGCTGGCTTACGCTGCATGCGATGCATCTTCCCGGCGCCGATACGCGATTCGGCCTGCCGGCGGACGCCTATGCCGTTCCCGCGATGACCTTGTCGGCGCGGGAGTTCGTCGAGTCGCTGATGATGATCAAGGGCATGACGCGTGCGAATCCGCCGTTCTGGTCGCTGTATCTGGAAGTCTGGAGCTACGTGATCGCGTTCTTCTTCGCGCTTGGCGGCTTCACGCGTCACCGCGGCTTTCGTGCGGCGGCGCTGACGGTCGCGGTTGCGGCGGTCGTTGCGGCGTCGGCGGGAAAGGAGAACTTCGGCTTCTTCTTCGCGATCTGGTCGTATGGTGCGGCCATCTGCCTGATGACGCACTATCGCAGCCGGTATCGCAGCGGCGTGCTCGCTGCGGCCGGCAGCATCGGCGCACTCGTGATCGCGGCGCTCGCGGCGATCGACCCGCGGATGATCGGCGCCGGCTTCGCGGTGCACTCGATCGAATTGACCGCAGGCGCCGCTTTCGCCGGACTTTACGGCTATCTGTTGTTCGGGTGGCGCGTGCTCGATCGGACCTATCCGCGCTGGCTGGTTCGAACCGGCGACTTTTCCTACACGCTGTATCTCGTCCATTTCCCGATTCTGGCGCTCGGGCTTGCCTGGTCGCTCCACTGGATCGGCACGTCGCTGCTCCGGTCGGTCGCATGTGGAGCTGCCGCCTTCGTGATCGCTGTCGCGTTCGCGCGGATGCTCGCCAAGTTCGTCGAGCGGCCGAAGTATTTCAAGGCGCTGCTGCTGTCTGTCCGGTTGCCGATCGTCGGTTCGGGCTCGCTGGAGCGCGGCCGGTAG
- a CDS encoding putative acyl transferase, colanic acid synthesis — MIIQGNDPTVSPSFTLRNRVMRQLWSWTWLLLFRPSPRPCHAWRAALLRLFGARIGEHVHVYPGVRVWAPWNLDIGNRVGVADGVTIYNMDKVVIGDYCVVSQGAHLCGGSHDYQSTNFQLVAAPIVLQSHTWVCAEAFVAPGVTIPAGAVIGARSVVTRSLPDAWAVYAGMPARKIGKRTKHDT, encoded by the coding sequence ATGATCATCCAGGGCAACGATCCGACCGTCTCCCCGTCGTTCACACTGCGCAATCGCGTGATGCGCCAGTTATGGAGTTGGACGTGGCTGCTGCTGTTTCGGCCGAGTCCGAGGCCATGTCATGCATGGCGCGCCGCGTTGCTGCGTCTGTTCGGTGCGCGCATCGGCGAACATGTGCACGTGTACCCGGGCGTGCGCGTCTGGGCGCCATGGAATCTCGACATCGGCAATCGCGTGGGCGTCGCCGACGGCGTGACGATCTACAACATGGACAAGGTCGTCATCGGCGATTACTGCGTCGTCTCGCAAGGCGCTCATCTTTGCGGCGGCTCGCACGACTACCAGTCGACCAATTTTCAACTGGTCGCTGCACCGATCGTCCTGCAGTCTCACACGTGGGTCTGCGCGGAAGCGTTTGTGGCACCGGGCGTGACGATTCCCGCCGGCGCCGTGATCGGAGCCCGCTCGGTCGTGACTCGCAGCCTGCCGGACGCCTGGGCGGTTTATGCCGGAATGCCGGCGAGAAAAATTGGAAAACGGACGAAGCATGACACCTAG
- a CDS encoding glycosyltransferase family 2 protein, producing MPECRREKLENGRSMTPSQSGISVIILTKNEARDLPGCLESVAWSDDIHVYDSMSTDATVDIAKAFGATVTQRPFDNWASHQNWGLANIRFKHPWVFYIDADERMTEELVRSATQAVASAGDVVAFSIQRRDFFMGTWLKHVQTSPYYLRLFRPEKMRYERLVNPISIPDGPSARITGYLDHFPFSKGLDHWVARHNSYSTLEAMQIVENRRGQADFSLIKALTSRDFHERRFHQKEIFYRIPMRPLVKFLLLYVGKRGFLDGKAGLTYAALQSIYEYLIIVKTDQINRQDTAGTVPGR from the coding sequence ATGCCGGAATGCCGGCGAGAAAAATTGGAAAACGGACGAAGCATGACACCTAGCCAATCCGGTATCTCGGTCATCATTCTGACCAAGAACGAGGCGCGCGATTTGCCCGGCTGCCTCGAGAGCGTCGCGTGGTCAGACGACATCCACGTGTACGATTCGATGAGCACCGATGCGACGGTCGATATCGCGAAGGCGTTTGGCGCGACGGTCACGCAACGCCCGTTCGACAACTGGGCGAGTCATCAGAACTGGGGGCTGGCCAATATCCGGTTCAAGCATCCTTGGGTGTTCTATATCGACGCCGACGAGCGGATGACGGAGGAACTGGTCCGCAGCGCGACGCAGGCCGTCGCATCGGCCGGCGACGTCGTGGCGTTCAGCATCCAGCGCAGGGATTTCTTCATGGGCACCTGGCTCAAGCATGTGCAGACATCGCCCTACTATCTGCGGCTATTCCGTCCCGAGAAGATGCGCTACGAGCGTCTCGTGAATCCGATCTCGATTCCGGATGGGCCGAGCGCGCGCATCACCGGCTATCTCGATCATTTTCCGTTCAGCAAGGGCCTCGATCACTGGGTGGCCAGGCATAACAGCTACAGCACGCTGGAAGCGATGCAGATCGTCGAGAACCGGCGAGGGCAGGCCGACTTCAGCTTGATCAAGGCGTTGACGAGCCGCGATTTCCACGAGCGGCGGTTCCATCAGAAGGAGATTTTCTATCGCATTCCGATGCGGCCGCTGGTGAAATTCCTGCTGCTTTACGTCGGGAAACGCGGGTTCCTGGATGGCAAGGCGGGACTCACTTATGCGGCGCTGCAGTCGATCTACGAATATCTGATCATCGTGAAAACGGACCAGATCAACAGGCAGGACACCGCCGGCACCGTGCCGGGGCGATAG
- a CDS encoding UDP-glucose dehydrogenase family protein, with translation MKITIIGTGYVGLVTGACLAEIGNDVFCVDVDQRKIDILNGGGVPIHEPGLKELIDRNRASRRLQFSTDIEASVAHGEIQFIAVGTPPDEDGSADLQYVLAAARNIGRYMDGPKVIVDKSTVPVGTALHVHDAIATEVSRRGLRHEFSVVSNPEFLKEGAAVDDFMRPDRIVIGTDDDEAGERAREQMKRLYAPFNRNHERTRYMDVRSAEFTKYAANAMLATRISFMNELANLADRVGADIEAVRRGIGSDPRIGYDFLYAGVGYGGSCFPKDVRALVQTAAAYGRSLRILEAVEAVNDAQKKVLLEKITARFGDDLTGLAFGLWGLAFKPNTDDMREAPSRELVAGLLTRGASVRAYDPVAVDEARRVLALDLGGDPAAHSRLTFVESPEQAVAGADALVIATEWKVFKSPNFAALIELLSEPVIFDGRNLYEPEAMAELGVEYYSIGRPYVAGQRAAKTLRMARG, from the coding sequence ATGAAGATCACCATCATCGGTACCGGCTACGTAGGCCTCGTCACGGGCGCATGCCTTGCCGAGATCGGCAACGACGTGTTTTGCGTCGACGTCGATCAACGCAAGATCGACATCCTGAACGGCGGCGGCGTTCCGATTCACGAACCCGGCCTGAAGGAACTGATCGATCGCAATCGCGCGAGCCGGCGGCTGCAGTTCTCGACCGACATCGAGGCCAGCGTCGCGCACGGCGAGATCCAGTTCATCGCGGTGGGCACGCCGCCCGACGAGGACGGCTCCGCGGACCTGCAATACGTACTTGCCGCCGCGCGCAACATCGGCCGCTACATGGACGGCCCGAAGGTGATCGTCGACAAGTCGACCGTGCCGGTCGGCACCGCGCTGCATGTCCACGACGCGATCGCCACGGAGGTCTCGCGGCGCGGCCTGCGCCACGAATTCTCGGTCGTGTCGAACCCCGAGTTCCTGAAGGAAGGTGCGGCCGTCGACGATTTCATGCGTCCGGACCGTATCGTGATCGGCACCGACGACGACGAGGCCGGCGAGCGCGCCCGTGAGCAGATGAAGCGTCTGTACGCGCCGTTCAACCGCAATCACGAGCGCACGCGCTACATGGACGTGCGCTCGGCGGAATTCACCAAGTATGCGGCGAACGCGATGCTTGCCACGCGGATCTCGTTCATGAACGAGCTCGCGAATCTGGCCGACCGCGTCGGCGCAGATATCGAGGCCGTGCGGCGCGGTATCGGTTCGGATCCGCGCATCGGGTACGACTTCCTGTATGCCGGCGTCGGCTACGGTGGATCGTGTTTCCCGAAGGATGTGCGTGCGCTGGTGCAGACTGCGGCCGCATATGGCCGTTCGCTGCGGATTCTTGAGGCCGTGGAAGCGGTCAACGATGCGCAGAAGAAGGTGTTGCTCGAGAAGATCACCGCGCGTTTCGGCGACGATCTGACTGGCCTGGCGTTCGGTCTGTGGGGGCTCGCGTTCAAGCCGAATACCGACGACATGCGCGAAGCGCCGAGCCGCGAGCTGGTGGCCGGGCTGCTGACGCGCGGCGCGAGCGTGCGCGCCTACGATCCGGTTGCGGTCGACGAAGCGCGGCGCGTGCTTGCGCTCGATCTGGGCGGCGATCCGGCCGCTCATTCGCGACTGACGTTCGTCGAATCGCCGGAACAGGCGGTCGCCGGCGCCGACGCGCTGGTGATCGCGACCGAATGGAAGGTGTTCAAGAGCCCGAATTTCGCGGCGCTGATCGAATTGTTGAGCGAGCCGGTGATTTTCGATGGGCGGAATCTCTACGAGCCGGAGGCGATGGCGGAGCTGGGGGTCGAGTATTACAGTATTGGGCGGCCGTATGTGGCGGGCCAGCGGGCGGCAAAGACGCTGAGAATGGCTCGCGGCTAG